One Desmodus rotundus isolate HL8 chromosome 4, HLdesRot8A.1, whole genome shotgun sequence DNA segment encodes these proteins:
- the GPR15LG gene encoding protein GPR15LG, which produces MRFLVLSSLLCILLLCFSIFSAEGKRHPRHPAKPWKGKLCCSPVSNPVLRTQKGHRVRICKPCKFKPKSHTWVVPGALPQV; this is translated from the exons ATGAGGTTTCTAGTCCTCTCCAGCCTGCTCTGCATCTTGCTTCTCTGCTTCTCCATCTTCTCTGCAGAAG GAAAGAGGCATCCTAGGCATCCTGCCAAGCCCTGGAAAGGCAAGCTCTGCTGCTCCCCAGTTTCTAATCCTGTTCTAAGGACCCAGAAAG GACACCGTGTGAGGATCTGCAAGCCATGCAAGTTCAAGCCCAAGTCCCACACTTGGGTCGTACCTGGGGCACTCCCACAGGTGTAG